The sequence below is a genomic window from Oleidesulfovibrio alaskensis DSM 16109.
CCAGAAAATGCAGCGGCAGAATGAACAGACACTCCACCAGTGAAGCAACCAGCGCAAAGCTGATGGCCTTGGGAATAAGCGCAAAAAACTGGCCTGTGGAGCCGGTCATGATAAGCATGGGCAAAAAGGCGGCCACCGTTGTGGCTGTGGCCGAGACAATGGGCAGGGCGACTTCGGCCGTTCCGTTGACCACGGCCTCGCGCAGCCGGCTTCCGGCCTGCACGTGGCGGTAGATGTTTTCCACCACCACCACGGCGTCATCCACGATGATGCCCGCCACCAGCACAAAGGAGAAGAGTGTTATTTCGTTCAGCGAATTGCCGGTAAGCTTCATCAGCACCATGGTGACAAGAAACGCAAAGGGAATGCCCACTGAAGTGACCATGGCGTTTCTGAATCCCATGAACAGCCATATGACGGCGCATACCAGCACAATACCAAGCAGCAGGTTGGAACCCAGCGTGCTCATGGCCTGATCAATATGACTGCGCTGATCACGGGTTATAACCGCTTCGACACCTTCTCGTTCCAGCACCGGAGCATATTCCGCCAGCACGGCTTCCACAGCCTTTCCGATGTCCAGCGCATTGCCGTTATCCAGTTTGATTACATTAACAGCCACGCTGTCGCGCCCGTTGACTGAGGCAATTACCTCCGGCTCGCGGTACGAGACAAAAGCACCGCTCATCACGTCACCCACGCGGACAAACGAACCGTCACCATCCCGCCGGATGATTGTTCCGGCAATATCGTCGCGCGAACGGAACCGTTCATCCACCAGCAGGGCGTATTCCTTGCCATGGCTGGAAAAATCGCCCGCCGGCACAGAAACATTGCCTGCCGCAAGCGCCGCGGCAACCTCGTCGAATGTCACCCCGTAACGGCTCATACGGTGCGGGTCCAGCTCCACATGGTATTCACGGGTGTATTCGCCCTCTATGGTCACTTCCTTTACGCCGGGCAGCCGCTCAAGATAAATCTTCAGTTCTTCCGCCATCAGCGTCAGGGCCCTGTTGGAGCGGTCGCCCACCAGATTTACGGACATCACCGGCATCCATGTGTCCATATCTATCTTGATGAACTGCGGCGGGTCCATCTCGTCGGGCAGATCATTCTGGACGGACAGCACCCGGAAGCGCAGTTCGTCATACTGTGCGTCGTAGTCCGTATCGTCCAGAAACTTCACAATGACATCGGACCGCTGGCGGTAAGATGTGGCCCTGACAAATTCCACATTCTCCAGACCGTCAAGCGCATCTTCTATCTTTGTCGTCACCAGCGCTTCAACCTCCTGCGGCGAAGCACCGGGCAAAAAGCCCACCACGACAACCTTGCCCATATCCACGTTGGGATACCGTTCGACAGGCAGCGAAAACGTGGCAAACACGCCCACCACCATCAGCAATACAAACAGCAGGTTAAGCAGCACCGTCTGGCGCAGGGTAAAGCGTACTACAGATTTCATATACGGCTCCGCTACCCTGCCTCGGGGGTGACAAGAAAGACATCACCGGCATGCACCTGCGCGGAACGCACACGCATGGTACCTGCCTGTTCACCGGGGCCCAGTACCAGCACGCGGACACGCTCTCCGTCGGGGCGCACCAGAAACCAGTCCTCGTACGCCCTTGTCAGAGCAGACTGAGGCACCGCCACGGCGCCCCCTTCATCCGGCATACGCAGGGCAAGCTCTGTCCGGATGCCGCCGCGCAGGACGCCGGTTTCTCCGGTTACCTGCAGGTCGACGTTGATCTTGCGTGTGGCGGGGTCAAAGTCGGGCGAAACTCGCTCCACAACGGCAGAAATACGCGTACCGCTGTCGGGCAGAGTCAGTTCTATGCGCTCCATTGCCTTCAGGGCTTCAAACTCGCGTACGCTGAGCGCCAGCGGCACAAGCAGGGTATCAAAGTCGCCGATTACGGCCAGCTTCTGCCCCTGCGTCACCCACTCTCCCGGCTCCACGCTGCGTTCGATGACGCGCCAGCCCGAAGGCGCACTGATGGTATGCCGCCGCAGACGTTCTGCCAGTGTCATTTCATCAATGCGCAACCGTTCCAGCTGCTGTCTGGCGGTCACCAGATCGCGCACAATACCGTCCAGCTGCGACTGCGCCGCGTGTTTGCCGCCCACAAGATTCCGGTACCTTGAAGTTTCCTTGTCAAAATACGCCACATCACTTTTCAGGCGCTGCTGATCGGCCCTGTTGGCCTGCAGTTCCAGCCTGATAAATGTGGTGTCCAAGGTCGCAAAAACACCTTTTTCACCTATGGGGTCACCCACGTCGGCGTACACCTGCGTGCAGCGCGCCGGAACTTCGCTCACCAGCGCAAGGCGGGTACGCGGCCGCGTAAAACCGGTCAGGGTGACCACTCTGTGCGCCGGTTCCACCACAAAAACAGCCGCCGCACTCTGTGCGGCGGACGGCAGACAACACGCCTGCCACACTCCCAGAAATGCGGCAAGCAACAGAATTTTCTTCAGCGCCGGAGCGCCTTTTCCCTCAATCATATTCCTCCTCTGGCAGCCCGTGCCAGACCGGCAATAAAATCCGGTACCCTGTCAATCATCGCATGTGTATCCAGCGCCCCCATCATCAGCGGAGCCCTGCCATTCAGTATCAGACTTACCAGCCCGTGCACCAGAGACCACATGCTGCTGACCACGGTTGTCACATCGCTTCCAGCAAAATACCCCAGTTCCAGACATTCCGCTGCCGTCGAGTGCAGCAGCACAAGAGCATCATCGGGCAGACCGTCCGGCAGCGAGCCGGCATCGAATTCGTAAAACGGCGTACGAAACATAAGCTCATAATATTCCAGATTATCAAGCCCGAAAGACACATACGCCCTGCCAAGCTGCTGCAGCCTGAGCAAAGGGTCGGCGGCATCTGCCGCCCCCATGAGGGCATCGTTCAACAACACGATACCTTCACACCTCAGTTCCCACAGAATGGATTCCCTGCTTCCGAAATACCGGTACAGCACCGCGGCACTGCATCCGACCTCACGTGCCAAATTACGCATGGAAACACTGCCCGCACCGTCGTGTGCGAACATCCGGCGGGCGGCATCAAGAATAATCCTGCGCTTTACATCATGCTTGATGCTCTTTGCGCTATGCGGGGGGGTATGTGCCTGCTGCATCCGGCATGGGCTACATCGCATTATAAAAAAAGTAAACAGTGTTCACTTTTTTTATAATGCGATGCCGGCACTACGGCAGAGCGGATTGTTCCGGCACCCTGCGGGTTGCAGTCAGAACGCGGTTTCTTCAATGCGGCGGCGCAAAGCGTCCAGCAGGGCCGTGGCCCTGCGCACATCAGTGCCGTCTGTACCGCTGAAAATCGTCTGGATCATTTCGTTTTCTTTGCAGACTGCCGCATTGTACGCCTGCTGTCCGGCAGCAGTAAGCACCGCCAGTCTGGACCGTTTATGCTTGGGATTATCTCTGAATTCCAGCAGTCCGGTAAGGTGCAAGTCGTTGCATACTGTCTGAATGAACTGCCGGGAAACACCCAGAGCAAAGGCGATATCAGGAACTGTAAGCGGTCCGGATTCGGCAATCTGCGTTGCCACACGCTTCTGCGGGGTAGTCATGCCGCTTTGCTCGTGCACACTGTCCATAATAATACCCAGCGCCGCATTCAGCCTGACAACCTGCCGGAAAAGATCGTGCAACTCCGCGCCGCAGGCGCATGCATGCGGCTTCATTACAGCCACCTTCTGACACTGAGACAAAACTCTTCATATCTGTTTCCAAACGCGGCACGGAGGTAGGCTTCTTCCCGCGGGACAACATGCAGATGCAGGTACAGTAACAGCATAAACGCAGCACCCAGCAGCCACAGGCTTGCCATCATCACGCCTATACCGGCCATAATGGCCACCCCGCCGGTATACATGGGGTTACGGCTGTAACGGTAAGCCCCTTCAGCCACCAGCATATGCGAAGGGCTGTCGGTGCGTACCTGCACCTTTCGGCTTGTAAACAGGTTATGCCCCCACATCATGAACGCGCCTCCTGCCAGCACCAGAAAAAGCCCCGCCGGCACATGCAGAAAACGGCCGCTTAACGGCAGTGAAGTAGGAAAGACAAACTCAAGCACGCCTCCAGCCACAAGGCAGGCATAAAAAAACAACGGCGGAAGAATCCATACTTGCGGCGGCTGCAGCGCAGCGGTTGATTTTGCGGGCATAAGCACCTCCCTGTCATATTGACAATAAAAATGTCATATTGACAACCAAATTGTCAATATATCGATCAGGTAACGCCCGCTCATAAAAAAAGCCGCCCGAAGGCGGCTCAGCAGACTCAAACACAGCGGAAATACAAGCACAAACGGCCAGCCTGCATATTCCGGCAACAAGGGGAAACAAAAAAATATGGCCGGCACTGCACCCGCTACAGATACCAGAGCACCGGAAAGGCCCCCGCAGCGCAGCATGCACGGCCGACACAAGGACCACAGTAATCAGCGACCGGAGGCACTCCTCAACCTGCCGCGCAGACCGGCGACGGTGGCTGCTATGTCATCTGCTCCCGTAATGGCAGAAACGAGCGCGCAGCAGCGCGCCCCGTGAGCCGCCACTTCCTCGATATTATGTTCCTTGATGCCGCCTATGGCCACAAAGGGCACAGTGTGGTTTGCAGCCACATAATCAAGGTATTCAAACCCCACAGGCGCACAGACATCTTTTTTGGTACGGGTGAAAAAAACAGGCCCCACCCCTATATAATCAGCGCCCTGTGCAACAGCGTCACAGCACTGCTCCGGCGAATGGGTGGAAAGCCCGATGATTTTTCCGTCGCCCACAAGACGACGCACTTCCGGTACGGGAATGTCTTCCTGCCCCACATGTACGCCGTCCGCATCGCACAGCATGGCCACATCAATATGATCGTTGACAATAAAGCAGCAACCGGCATCTCTGGTCAGCTTGCGAATCCCCATGCATTCACGCAGCATTTCACCGGCTTTTTTGTCTTTTTCACGATATTGTATCACTCTGGCGCCGCCCTGCAGCATGGCACGGACAACCTCCACGGTATCACGCCCGCGTGAAAGTCCGGCATCGGTCAGACAATAGATATCCCAGTCAGCCATATTATTCTTCATCACTCCTGCTCCCTGATACAATCTGCCGTCACGCAGGGGCCCAGAATCCGGCAAAGAACTGCGTCCGCCTGCATGGCGGCAGCCATCTGTACCCGCGGTGCCATGGGGGGTACCCCAGGGACCACGGCAGTCTGCATGTCTCCCACCACCACGCCGGCATTCCGCACCCCGCGCACCTGCATACCGGGGCCGCCCCAGCCGCCCATGCCCGAAGCGCTTACAAAAAAAATCCCGTGCTCCATGCAGTAGGAAACAATCATGCTCTTGGTTGCGGCATCATCCACAGCCTCCACCACTACGGAGCAACTGCCGAACAAATCATGCAGTAATGTGCGGTCAATACGCACCTGATGCACGCTCAGAACCAGTTCCGGTTCCAGGGCATACAGGTTGTCGGCCAGCGCGCGCACCTTGGGCTTCCCGACCTGCTGCGGCGTGAACCACTGTCTGTTCAGATTGGAAGGTTCCACATGGTCATGATCGGCCAGCACCAGATTACGAATGCCGCTGCGCACCAGCATGGCCGCACAGTTGGAACCCAGTCCTCCGGCACCGGCAATCCCCACCACAGCACCTGCCAGAAGCTCAAGCTGATGCTCCTTCAGGTGACTGCCCAACCCCCTGCGCAACATACCCGTCATACCGCGCAGCTGTCTTCCAGCGGATGCCAGTCTTTAAACACGGCCTGATAACCGACCCGGCTAACGGCTTCAACCACCTCGTCCACACTGCGCGGGTCAGAAATTTCAAACTGCCCTACAGAGGAATGTTCGTTTTCCGCATGTCCGCCCACAGCGGTGGATACACCGGCACTCATGCGGGTCACTCCCAGCGGTATCAGATTATCGCGGAATGCAGGCCGTTCGCGCGTGGAAATGGTAATGCCGCACCGCGGCAGAAAAAGCCGCATGGCCAGCAGTATTTGCACCAGCGCACGATCATCCACGTCACACACCGGCTGAAAACTGCCGGCATAAGGACGCATACGCGGCAGCGAAACAGCAATATCCACTCCCGGATACCTGTGCTGCAGCCAAAGGGCATGCATACCCGTCATAAAAGCATCACGCTGCCACTGATCCAGTCCGAGCAACGCACCTATATTCACATTGCGCATTCCGGCACGGCATGCTCTTTCCGGCGCCCCCAGCCTGAAATGATAATTGCTTTTGGGACCGGCAGGATGCAATGACGGGTACAAAGCCTCGTTATATGTTTCCTGAAAAAGTGTCATGCCGTCCACACCGGCAACGGCAAGTGTGCGGTACTCAGGCTCGGTCAGGGCGTACACTTCAATACTCAGTGACGGAAACAGAGGACGCAACACGCGCACACAGTCGCGGATGTAGTCAACGGAAGCCTTTGCCGGAGCCTCGCCGGTCAGCAGCAGCAGATGGCGCAGTCCTGTGGCGGCTATGGCCTGCCCTTCGCGCAGCACGCCCGCAGCATCCAGCTGCATGCGGTCTATGCCACTGCAGGCATTGAAGCTGCAATACACGCACCTGTTTGTACACCAGTTTGAAAGGTACAGCGGAGTAAACAGCTGGATGGTGCGGCCGAACTGGCGCACCGTGACATCACGGGCCTTATGCGCCATTGATTCCATGTACGGACGGGCCGCGGGTGAAAGCAAAGCCAGAAAGTCTTCCGGAGAAAGGGTATCCTTTGCCAGAGCCTGCCGCACTCTGTATCCGTCAGCCGCCATGCAGGCGGCCTGCACATCCACATCCTGCAACTGGCGGACAACTTCGTAAAAACCTCCCGCCTGTGCGGTTCTCACACTCATGTCAGCGCTGATTTCACTCATCACGCTCCCCGTCATTTTCTCATGGCTGCACATCATGAATCCAGAAAGCCCAGCAAAGGCGAAGAAGCCTGCGCCTGCCCTTCCAGCACGGCGCCTGTTCCGGCCAGCCAGGCTCTGCGCCCGGCCCGCACTGCAGCGCCGAATGCCGATGCCATAAGAACAGGATCGCCCGCAGAAGCTATGGCCGTATTGACAAGACAGGCTGCAGCGCCCATTTCCATTGCCTCGCAGGCCTGCGAAGGACGCCCTATTCCGGCATCGACAATGACGGGCAGTTCAATCTCTTCAATAAGAATACCTATCATCTCCTGCGTGCGCAGCCCTCTGTTGGTTCCTATGGGGGCCCCCAGAGGCATGACCGCAGCGGCTCCCGCACTGACAAGATCGCGCGCCACATACAGGTCGGGATTCATGTACGGCAAAACCACAAAACCGTCCCGTGCCAGTATCTCAGTGGCTTTTGCAGTTTCATACCCGTCCGGCAGCAGATACCTGCTGTCCGAAATCACCTCGATTTTAATCCAGTCGCCGCATCCTGCGGCGCGGGCCAGCCGGGCGATGCGCACGGCTTCTTCAGCCGTGCGCGCCCCGGATGTGTTGGGTAAAAGCTGCATATGCTGCGGAATGTGCTGCATGACGTTGCCTGCGGCAGCCTGCATGTCCACACGCCGCAATGCCACCGTAATCACCTGTGCGCCGCTGGCTTCTGCCACCCGGGGTATGAGACTGTCGGAGCCGTACTTGCCGGTGCCTATGAAAAGACGACTTTCCAGAGCACGTCCGCCAAGTACCAGTGGATCGTTGTTGTGTGTTGTTGTGTGTTCCATTAGCCCCCTCCTACAAAGTGCAGGATTTCCAGTTCATCCCCTTCGTGCAGCACCGTTGCCGCAAATGCGTCCGGCGGTATGATGGCGCGGTTGCATTCCACAACCACCGCAGCTGCATTCAGACCTTTACCCTTCAGCAGTTCGCTGACGGTGAGTCCGGAAGGTATCTCTTCCTCTTTACCATTCACCCTGATGTTCATTGTTCCGCCTTTTGTTCTGCACCCGACAGGCCGCAGCGTCCGGCAACGCCGGAATCTTCCGGCGGGCGGCGCGCTGCTGTCTTTCATACATCGGACATAAAAAAAGCGGCCTGCCCGAAAGACAAGCCGCAGCATTTCCGCAATGAAAATATCATGGCTTCCCTTCGGCAGTGTTAACTGCATCAGGTTCAAGGGGTCAGAAGCTTTGCGCTTCAATCTCAGCCTGACAAGGCCCCCCCAGCACTGGCGCATACGCGCCCTGGTCATACATACAAAAAAAACCGGCTCCGGCCGGCTGCATATGTATGATATGTCTGCCAGCTTCCCTACGGCGGTTACCCGCATCAGGTTCCAAGGGTCAGAAACTCCTGTTTCAATCTCAGCCCGTACGGGCACCCCTAGCTGTTTGACCGCACAGTAGCCGACCGGCCACATGCTGTAAAGCACTTATTTGTAAAAAAAGCACCGGCCGGAGTCTTCCGGCCGGTGCGACTTTTGCTCACGGCTGCAGGCACCCGACACGCTGTCAGGATCATCTGCCTGTTTCTACAGAAACTTTTCCACTCCGGCGTAGGGCATATCAAATGCTTCAGCCACACCTTTATATGTGATTTCGCCATCGATCACGTTGGCACCCAGCGCAATTTCACGGCTGTCCTGCATGGCTTTTTTCCACCCTTTATCCGCCAGAGTCACGGCATAGGGCAACGTGGCATTGGTCAGAGCCAGTGTGGAGGTTTTTGCCACGGCGCCGGGCATGTTGGCCACGCAGTAATGCACCACATCGTCCACCACAAACGTGGGATCCTTGTGTGTTGTGGGATGAGAAGTTTCAAAACATCCGCCCTGATCAATGGCCACATCCACCAGTACGGATCCGCGCTTCATGGTTTTTATCATCTCACGTGTTACAAGACGCGGAGCCTTGGCGCCGGCAACCAGTACGGCACCCACCACCACGTCAGCCTCGCGTACCAGCTTGCGCAGCGTGGCGGGAGAAGACATCAGAGGAAAGCAGTTGGCCGGCATGATATCGCTGAGGTGACGCAGCCGGTCAAGATTCATATCAAGAATGTACACCTTTGCGCCCAGACCGCATGCCATCTTGGCGGCATTGGTACCCACCACTCCGCCGCCTATGACTACAACTGTACCCGGATCAACCCCGGGAACGCCGCCCAGCAGCACGCCGTGCCCGCCCTGTGTCATCTCCAGATATTTGGCACCCTGCTGAATGGCCATCCGCCCGGCCACTTCGCTCATGGGAGTAAGCAGCGGCAGGCTTCCGTCCGGCTTCTGAATGGTTTCATACGCGATGCATACCGCCTTGCTGTCCACCAGAGCCTTGGTAAGCTTTTCATCTGCGGCAAGGTGCAGATAGGTGAACACAATCTGTCCTTCACGGATAAGGCCGTATTCAGAAGGCAGAGGTTCTTTGACGTGCATAACCATATCAGCGCGGGCATAAATCTCTGCAGGAGTCTCTACAATTTCCGCTCCGGCTCTGGTGTAGGCCTCGTCCAGAAATCCGCTGCCCGTCCCCGCATTTTTCTCCACCAGCACGGTATGTCCATGATGCACCATCACTTCCGCACCGGCAGGCGTCATGGACACCCGGTTCTCTTCGGACTTTATTTCTTTGAGAATGCCTACGATCATATTGCTTTCCTCCACGCTGAAATATGCAAAGCAGCAGACACCATGCCTGCGCCCTTTTCATAAGAAAGCAAACACCTTGCCAGAATGCGGAGCTAAAAAACAACGGAAGAAAAGTAAAACTGAGGCCGGAAAAAAGATGTTTAAAAACAGAACATTATTTTGATGAAAATATCAAAAAAGACTGTACTGCTATTGCAGAAATGAGTGATTGAACAGCTAGAAATGGTAAAAAAACAAACCAGCGAAACAAAGTATACGCACTATCTATCTGTTTTAAATAACCATGTGCATGATGGTCAAAAATCAAACCATTTGGACATAAATCAAACCGAACCGACACCCAGTTTGCGCATTTTTGCCAGCAGTGAGGAGTGAGAAACCCCGAGAGCCTGCGCCGCCTTGCGGATACTCGGCGTTCTTGTCAGAGCATCGCGTATGACACCGCGTTCAAAGTCGGCCACAGCATCGCGCAGTCCTGTACTGGCAACACGCGCCCCCTGCCGTAACGCCTGCCGCGACATGCCGGCTTCGATTTCATGGCTGAAAAGTATATGTGACTGGCGCACTATCTGCCCCTGACACAATATGGCCGCACGCTCCACAACGTTTTTCAACTCCCGGACATTACCCGGCCAATGATGCGCGCGCAGCTTGTCCAGCGCATCGGGGGTAAGCGAACGCGCCGGCTTGTCCAGCCGCGCCGCGAGATTCAGCAAAAAATGCTCCACCAGCAGCGGGATATCGTCCAGCCGCTCTTTTAGCGGGGGTATGTGGATAGGCAGCACATTGATGCGGTAATACAAATCCTGCCGGAAGCGCCCTTCTTCCACCAGCCGCTCAAGAGTTCTGTTGGTGGCGGTTATAATGCGCGTGTCCACCGCCACTTCCTGCGAACCTCCCAGCCGGCGCATTCTGCTTTCCTGTATGACGCGCAGGATTTTCACCTGCGATGCAAGCGGCATATCGCCTATCTCGTCCAGAAAAAGAGTTCCGCCCCGGGCCACTTCAAACAGCCCCTGTTTGCCCTCGCGCCTGCCGCCTGTGAACGCCCCGCGCTCATAGCCGAAAAGCTCGCTTTCCAGCAGCTGCTCGGGCAGTGCAGCACAGTTTACAGGAACAAAAGGTCCGCTGCGCCTGCTGGCTGTATGAATGGCACGGGCAAAAAGCTCTTTGCCTGTACCGCTTTCTCCGCGGATGGAAATGATGGAGTCTGTTGCCGCAACCTGCTCTGCAAAGCTGATGGCAAAAGCGATGGCAGCATCCCTGCCGACAATATCGCCAAATCCGATCTGTTCCGGATCGGTTATGGAACGGGCCAGCTGCCGGATTTCACGCATATCGCGGGCCAGTTCCACAGCCCCGACAATGCGGTCATTGGAGTCGCGTATGGGACGGCGGGTCACAAAGTACTGTACCCGCCCGTCAGAGGTGGCTATCTCACGCTTGGCATTAAGCAGCTCCTTACCCTCAAGGCACTCCAGAAGCCCGTTATCCGGCAGTCCCAGAGAAGCAAGCGGCTTGCCCGCCGCATCTGGGCCGCAGCCGTAAACCTGACGCAGAACGGCATTGATGGCTGTCACCCTGCCCCGAGCATCGATGGACAGCACTCCGTCACTGATATTGTCCAGCACGACCTTGAAACGCTTTTCACGTTCTTCACCGGGCAATGTTTCCACAATGCGGAATTCCAGCAGGTCGGGAATTCTGCTGAGCACTTTAAAAAGCGCCGCCCGCTCCACGGCCTCGTCCCACTTTTCCGCCTCGATATATACAAAGGCTTTGTCAGTCTTACGTTCCACCTCCATGGAAGAAATGGAAAATGCATGGCCGGCCAGCAATGAAGAAAGGTCGGAAACAACACCCACGCGGTCTTTGAAAATAAGTTCAAGCTTGAGCTTCATACCATGCCGTTTACGGATACAGAATTATCAGCCGCCACCAGGCGGCTCAGGAAGTGCCCGCTGCAGAGCAAAGCCAGTAAAACACCGTTTTACCGGACAAACAAGCCTGCAAAGCTGTTCCGCTCCGCAGGCTTTTGCACGCCGGATATACGGTTTCCGGACGACCTGTTCATTTTTTTTCAAACGATTCAAAAGGATTCAGACATACCCGCGAAGGTCCGTACACGGCAAAATCTTCACCTTTTTTCAATGCCCAACGCTGGGTGCCGTACTCGAAGTGCCACCATTCACAGGAATAATTGACAAATCCGGCCCGGACCATCACGCCGTACAGCAGCCGGCGGTTGCTCAAGGCCTCTTTTTCCTCAGGCTGCAATGCGATGCCCCGCTCAAGACGTTCTTCCAGATGCCGCGTGTATGAGATGTCTCTGGGATAATCAAAGGGCGAACCGAAAAACAGCTGCCTGCCGGAACGGGTTGCCAGAGTAAGGTCAACCGCCCCTCCTGTCACATGCGGCGACGGCGCGGAAGCGTCAAAGCCGGGGCGTGCCACATACTGCTGGGTCAGCGCGTGCAGTTCATCTTCATCCGCC
It includes:
- a CDS encoding efflux RND transporter periplasmic adaptor subunit, with amino-acid sequence MIEGKGAPALKKILLLAAFLGVWQACCLPSAAQSAAAVFVVEPAHRVVTLTGFTRPRTRLALVSEVPARCTQVYADVGDPIGEKGVFATLDTTFIRLELQANRADQQRLKSDVAYFDKETSRYRNLVGGKHAAQSQLDGIVRDLVTARQQLERLRIDEMTLAERLRRHTISAPSGWRVIERSVEPGEWVTQGQKLAVIGDFDTLLVPLALSVREFEALKAMERIELTLPDSGTRISAVVERVSPDFDPATRKINVDLQVTGETGVLRGGIRTELALRMPDEGGAVAVPQSALTRAYEDWFLVRPDGERVRVLVLGPGEQAGTMRVRSAQVHAGDVFLVTPEAG
- a CDS encoding TetR family transcriptional regulator → MRCSPCRMQQAHTPPHSAKSIKHDVKRRIILDAARRMFAHDGAGSVSMRNLAREVGCSAAVLYRYFGSRESILWELRCEGIVLLNDALMGAADAADPLLRLQQLGRAYVSFGLDNLEYYELMFRTPFYEFDAGSLPDGLPDDALVLLHSTAAECLELGYFAGSDVTTVVSSMWSLVHGLVSLILNGRAPLMMGALDTHAMIDRVPDFIAGLARAARGGI
- a CDS encoding MarR family winged helix-turn-helix transcriptional regulator is translated as MKPHACACGAELHDLFRQVVRLNAALGIIMDSVHEQSGMTTPQKRVATQIAESGPLTVPDIAFALGVSRQFIQTVCNDLHLTGLLEFRDNPKHKRSRLAVLTAAGQQAYNAAVCKENEMIQTIFSGTDGTDVRRATALLDALRRRIEETAF
- a CDS encoding methyltransferase family protein, producing the protein MPAKSTAALQPPQVWILPPLFFYACLVAGGVLEFVFPTSLPLSGRFLHVPAGLFLVLAGGAFMMWGHNLFTSRKVQVRTDSPSHMLVAEGAYRYSRNPMYTGGVAIMAGIGVMMASLWLLGAAFMLLLYLHLHVVPREEAYLRAAFGNRYEEFCLSVRRWL
- the thiE gene encoding thiamine phosphate synthase, which translates into the protein MKNNMADWDIYCLTDAGLSRGRDTVEVVRAMLQGGARVIQYREKDKKAGEMLRECMGIRKLTRDAGCCFIVNDHIDVAMLCDADGVHVGQEDIPVPEVRRLVGDGKIIGLSTHSPEQCCDAVAQGADYIGVGPVFFTRTKKDVCAPVGFEYLDYVAANHTVPFVAIGGIKEHNIEEVAAHGARCCALVSAITGADDIAATVAGLRGRLRSASGR
- the thiF gene encoding sulfur carrier protein ThiS adenylyltransferase ThiF, which produces MTGMLRRGLGSHLKEHQLELLAGAVVGIAGAGGLGSNCAAMLVRSGIRNLVLADHDHVEPSNLNRQWFTPQQVGKPKVRALADNLYALEPELVLSVHQVRIDRTLLHDLFGSCSVVVEAVDDAATKSMIVSYCMEHGIFFVSASGMGGWGGPGMQVRGVRNAGVVVGDMQTAVVPGVPPMAPRVQMAAAMQADAVLCRILGPCVTADCIREQE
- the thiH gene encoding 2-iminoacetate synthase ThiH, whose translation is MSEISADMSVRTAQAGGFYEVVRQLQDVDVQAACMAADGYRVRQALAKDTLSPEDFLALLSPAARPYMESMAHKARDVTVRQFGRTIQLFTPLYLSNWCTNRCVYCSFNACSGIDRMQLDAAGVLREGQAIAATGLRHLLLLTGEAPAKASVDYIRDCVRVLRPLFPSLSIEVYALTEPEYRTLAVAGVDGMTLFQETYNEALYPSLHPAGPKSNYHFRLGAPERACRAGMRNVNIGALLGLDQWQRDAFMTGMHALWLQHRYPGVDIAVSLPRMRPYAGSFQPVCDVDDRALVQILLAMRLFLPRCGITISTRERPAFRDNLIPLGVTRMSAGVSTAVGGHAENEHSSVGQFEISDPRSVDEVVEAVSRVGYQAVFKDWHPLEDSCAV
- a CDS encoding thiazole synthase, whose amino-acid sequence is MEHTTTHNNDPLVLGGRALESRLFIGTGKYGSDSLIPRVAEASGAQVITVALRRVDMQAAAGNVMQHIPQHMQLLPNTSGARTAEEAVRIARLARAAGCGDWIKIEVISDSRYLLPDGYETAKATEILARDGFVVLPYMNPDLYVARDLVSAGAAAVMPLGAPIGTNRGLRTQEMIGILIEEIELPVIVDAGIGRPSQACEAMEMGAAACLVNTAIASAGDPVLMASAFGAAVRAGRRAWLAGTGAVLEGQAQASSPLLGFLDS
- the thiS gene encoding sulfur carrier protein ThiS, which encodes MNIRVNGKEEEIPSGLTVSELLKGKGLNAAAVVVECNRAIIPPDAFAATVLHEGDELEILHFVGGG
- the ald gene encoding alanine dehydrogenase; this translates as MIVGILKEIKSEENRVSMTPAGAEVMVHHGHTVLVEKNAGTGSGFLDEAYTRAGAEIVETPAEIYARADMVMHVKEPLPSEYGLIREGQIVFTYLHLAADEKLTKALVDSKAVCIAYETIQKPDGSLPLLTPMSEVAGRMAIQQGAKYLEMTQGGHGVLLGGVPGVDPGTVVVIGGGVVGTNAAKMACGLGAKVYILDMNLDRLRHLSDIMPANCFPLMSSPATLRKLVREADVVVGAVLVAGAKAPRLVTREMIKTMKRGSVLVDVAIDQGGCFETSHPTTHKDPTFVVDDVVHYCVANMPGAVAKTSTLALTNATLPYAVTLADKGWKKAMQDSREIALGANVIDGEITYKGVAEAFDMPYAGVEKFL
- a CDS encoding sigma 54-interacting transcriptional regulator, whose product is MKLKLELIFKDRVGVVSDLSSLLAGHAFSISSMEVERKTDKAFVYIEAEKWDEAVERAALFKVLSRIPDLLEFRIVETLPGEEREKRFKVVLDNISDGVLSIDARGRVTAINAVLRQVYGCGPDAAGKPLASLGLPDNGLLECLEGKELLNAKREIATSDGRVQYFVTRRPIRDSNDRIVGAVELARDMREIRQLARSITDPEQIGFGDIVGRDAAIAFAISFAEQVAATDSIISIRGESGTGKELFARAIHTASRRSGPFVPVNCAALPEQLLESELFGYERGAFTGGRREGKQGLFEVARGGTLFLDEIGDMPLASQVKILRVIQESRMRRLGGSQEVAVDTRIITATNRTLERLVEEGRFRQDLYYRINVLPIHIPPLKERLDDIPLLVEHFLLNLAARLDKPARSLTPDALDKLRAHHWPGNVRELKNVVERAAILCQGQIVRQSHILFSHEIEAGMSRQALRQGARVASTGLRDAVADFERGVIRDALTRTPSIRKAAQALGVSHSSLLAKMRKLGVGSV